From Haloglomus litoreum, the proteins below share one genomic window:
- a CDS encoding S8 family serine peptidase — translation MSGDDSSETNGIELSRRTFTKAAGAAAGAGLLGASAGTAAADDPAMAAKFANPRVQELRKVWKRGYRGNPNRTLGINDSGIDARHPDLGPWNGVRGIVEGDELKLVDQSEREGMTIYDIALSAAVSNPDAFPATAQATPGTFATGQEVTIVEFSTNPGESRFLNAELDWSPSQQNANDLEFRLDKRVGNGEWETVSRTATGSVPERILGAKLAPSTTYRFVAELYVNTISDATVYVDSSNSPNTSESGNPSEDLGFYIPEGPDGELTQAESPFDFGGPADKTVGWIDAGARYGSLAKPRDPNGHGSHVASIAAGTGRASEIAREVESGPDSGTTTVTMGGSELAVVEVEQGEAGVYASAYGDNLEIEIVGVAGVAASSTITSDASTNDNNVASTPAKPGESYIVRVQAASTPSGASAQGESVSLGQGFNTVGRIDSYSIGTFTDPESASNSGDRDIYADTDDDGQVEDDQVALHSGVAPNTSLVGLQGLSGPVPILADHADDVFTSRFNMRAVNMSWGPVGGVPLGVAGGTLDTSGIVSDIGTMAEKGLLTVAAAGNAATPANGNGYPAVADEAVSVVATGPKDGIAAYSSGGIGALDEDENTTYMKPDVTAPGGTLTDLATAAKADTNPENFDTDTEPQGYTGKAGTSMASPFTCGVAGLVADAMEDAGLIEEPAESGINDVFRLKQVLLATASETAFTAAPYHRAKAPTYQFGDRDPFEGYGRVNPDAAVDAATRNWVAEGGGTEPVDAAPGEDVDLGFSAGHAVGLDVPEDARAAAGYVDVTRGEVTFDMTVGSITGTDAGMAAGGHQVDFFVYDLEQPGPHGEPNILAKGQSVSGSQVQLTVYTDGRSLSPQEQPQSSVASIDLGKDQTRRLAVVGKLVNVPGLVNGFDARTDVRFDGSFIAEQLPAFTAEGIRSDSGDRFTPGATNRVNIQLDSMEVEQGEIIEKVPKEWDLLEGFGDYESDAQIVDSTDTHNLVSFGTVQKSELPVTRNYAANAPSSSGSYTFGPARVAIADADVDDDGTDEYRSEETTFGGSDPRNIVVGGAPSSGSGSTSGDDPLSGGDDTLSGDDDPLPDGSDGSSDTTSDDGDSTDDSTDPIGDAVDDTTGTVDDTTGTVDDTTGSL, via the coding sequence ATGAGTGGGGACGACTCATCCGAAACGAACGGAATCGAACTGTCGCGGCGGACCTTCACCAAGGCGGCCGGCGCGGCTGCCGGTGCCGGCCTCCTCGGTGCCTCGGCGGGTACGGCAGCGGCCGACGACCCGGCGATGGCGGCGAAGTTCGCCAACCCCCGTGTCCAGGAACTGCGGAAGGTCTGGAAGCGGGGCTACCGCGGCAACCCGAACCGGACCCTCGGCATCAACGACTCGGGCATCGACGCCCGGCACCCCGACCTCGGCCCCTGGAACGGCGTCCGGGGTATCGTCGAGGGTGACGAGCTGAAGCTGGTCGACCAGAGCGAGCGCGAGGGAATGACTATCTACGATATCGCGCTGTCGGCCGCCGTCAGCAACCCGGACGCCTTCCCGGCGACGGCGCAGGCCACCCCCGGAACGTTCGCGACCGGACAGGAGGTCACCATCGTCGAGTTCTCCACGAACCCCGGTGAGTCGCGGTTCCTGAACGCCGAACTCGACTGGAGTCCGAGCCAGCAGAACGCCAACGACCTGGAGTTCCGGCTGGACAAGCGCGTCGGCAACGGGGAGTGGGAGACGGTCAGCCGGACCGCGACAGGGAGCGTCCCGGAGCGCATCCTGGGCGCGAAGCTCGCCCCGTCGACGACGTACCGCTTCGTCGCGGAGTTATACGTCAACACCATCTCCGACGCGACAGTCTACGTCGACTCGTCGAACTCCCCGAACACCTCGGAGAGCGGCAACCCGAGCGAGGATCTCGGCTTCTACATCCCCGAGGGCCCGGATGGGGAGCTCACGCAGGCCGAGAGCCCCTTCGACTTCGGCGGCCCGGCGGACAAGACGGTCGGCTGGATCGACGCCGGCGCCCGGTACGGCAGCCTCGCGAAGCCCCGCGACCCCAACGGGCACGGGAGCCACGTTGCCTCCATCGCGGCCGGAACCGGCCGCGCCAGCGAGATCGCGCGCGAGGTCGAGAGCGGTCCCGACAGCGGGACGACGACCGTCACGATGGGCGGCTCGGAGCTGGCCGTCGTCGAGGTCGAGCAGGGTGAGGCCGGCGTCTACGCCTCCGCGTACGGTGACAACCTCGAGATCGAGATCGTCGGCGTGGCCGGCGTCGCCGCGAGTTCGACCATCACCTCCGACGCCAGCACGAACGACAACAACGTGGCGTCGACCCCGGCGAAGCCGGGCGAATCCTACATCGTCCGGGTCCAGGCGGCCTCGACGCCCAGCGGCGCCTCGGCACAGGGCGAGTCCGTCTCGCTGGGCCAGGGGTTCAACACCGTCGGCCGGATCGACTCCTACAGCATCGGGACGTTCACCGACCCCGAGTCGGCGTCGAACAGCGGTGACCGCGACATCTACGCCGACACGGACGACGACGGCCAGGTCGAGGACGACCAGGTCGCGCTCCACTCCGGCGTCGCGCCGAACACCTCGCTGGTCGGCCTCCAGGGCCTCTCCGGCCCGGTCCCCATCCTGGCGGACCACGCGGATGACGTGTTCACCTCGCGGTTCAACATGCGCGCGGTCAACATGTCCTGGGGTCCGGTCGGCGGCGTTCCACTGGGTGTCGCCGGCGGCACCCTCGACACCTCCGGCATCGTCAGCGACATCGGCACGATGGCGGAGAAGGGCCTCCTGACGGTCGCCGCGGCCGGTAACGCCGCGACGCCCGCCAACGGGAACGGCTACCCCGCGGTCGCCGACGAGGCGGTCAGCGTGGTCGCGACCGGCCCGAAGGACGGCATCGCGGCCTACTCCTCGGGCGGTATCGGTGCGCTCGACGAGGACGAGAACACGACGTACATGAAGCCCGACGTGACCGCCCCCGGCGGCACGCTCACGGACCTGGCGACGGCCGCGAAGGCCGACACGAACCCCGAGAACTTCGACACGGACACCGAGCCGCAGGGGTACACGGGCAAGGCCGGTACCTCGATGGCCTCGCCGTTCACCTGCGGCGTCGCCGGCCTCGTCGCCGACGCGATGGAGGACGCGGGCCTCATCGAGGAGCCCGCCGAGTCGGGCATCAACGACGTGTTCCGGCTGAAGCAGGTCCTGCTGGCGACGGCCTCGGAGACGGCCTTCACGGCGGCCCCGTACCACCGCGCGAAGGCGCCGACCTACCAGTTCGGCGACCGCGATCCGTTCGAGGGCTACGGCCGGGTCAACCCGGACGCGGCCGTCGACGCGGCCACGCGGAACTGGGTCGCCGAGGGTGGCGGCACCGAGCCGGTCGACGCCGCGCCCGGCGAGGACGTCGACCTCGGCTTCAGCGCCGGCCACGCGGTCGGCCTGGACGTTCCCGAGGACGCCCGCGCCGCCGCCGGCTACGTCGACGTGACCCGCGGCGAGGTCACCTTCGACATGACCGTCGGCTCCATCACCGGCACCGACGCCGGGATGGCGGCGGGCGGTCACCAGGTCGACTTCTTCGTCTACGACCTGGAGCAGCCCGGGCCGCACGGCGAGCCCAACATCCTGGCGAAGGGCCAGAGCGTCAGCGGCAGTCAGGTGCAGCTCACCGTCTACACGGACGGCCGCAGCCTGAGCCCGCAGGAGCAGCCCCAGAGCAGCGTCGCCAGCATCGACCTCGGCAAGGACCAGACCCGGCGGCTGGCCGTGGTCGGCAAGCTCGTCAACGTCCCCGGCCTGGTCAACGGCTTCGACGCCCGGACGGACGTCCGGTTCGACGGCAGCTTCATCGCCGAGCAGCTCCCGGCCTTCACGGCCGAGGGGATCCGCTCGGACAGCGGTGACCGGTTCACCCCCGGCGCGACCAACCGCGTCAACATCCAGCTCGACTCGATGGAGGTCGAGCAGGGCGAGATCATCGAGAAGGTCCCCAAGGAGTGGGACCTGCTCGAGGGGTTCGGCGACTACGAGAGCGACGCCCAGATCGTCGATTCGACCGACACCCACAACCTCGTCAGCTTCGGCACGGTCCAGAAGAGCGAGCTGCCGGTGACTCGGAACTACGCGGCCAACGCGCCGTCGTCGAGCGGCTCCTACACCTTCGGTCCGGCCCGTGTCGCCATCGCCGATGCGGACGTCGACGACGACGGCACCGACGAGTACCGCAGCGAGGAGACCACGTTCGGCGGGAGCGACCCGCGCAACATCGTCGTCGGCGGGGCCCCCTCGTCGGGCAGTGGCAGCACCAGCGGTGACGACCCACTGAGCGGTGGCGACGACACCCTGAGCGGTGACGACGACCCGCTGCCCGACGGGTCGGACGGCTCCTCGGACACCACCTCCGACGACGGTGACTCGACGGACGACTCGACCGACCCTATCGGCGACGCCGTCGACGACACGACCGGGACCGTCGACGACACGACCGGGACCGTCGACGACACGACCGGGTCGCTGTAA
- a CDS encoding metal-dependent hydrolase, giving the protein MELTWHGHSCWHVQVGDTSLLIDPFFGNPHTSLDPSDVDDPDYLLLTHAHEDHIAHAGEFPDATVVAVPELCGFVEDEMSLENAVGGMGMNLGGTVECGDAFVTMHRADHTNGAMTGYEYDVGMPAGFIISDTKPTQESDPDSTTFYHAGDTGLMSEMKDVIGPYLEPDAAAVPVGDHFTMGPTQAAIAVDWLDVDHAFPMHYDTFPPIEIDTDDFVREVKATGSNAEVHVLAGDESFTLE; this is encoded by the coding sequence ATGGAACTCACCTGGCACGGACACTCCTGCTGGCACGTACAGGTCGGTGACACGAGCCTCCTCATCGACCCGTTCTTCGGGAACCCGCACACCTCGCTCGACCCGAGCGACGTGGACGACCCCGACTACCTGCTCCTCACGCACGCGCACGAGGACCACATCGCCCACGCCGGCGAGTTCCCGGACGCGACGGTCGTGGCGGTCCCGGAGCTCTGCGGGTTCGTCGAGGACGAGATGAGCCTCGAGAACGCCGTCGGCGGGATGGGGATGAACCTCGGCGGCACCGTCGAGTGCGGCGACGCCTTCGTGACGATGCATCGGGCCGACCACACCAACGGCGCGATGACCGGCTACGAGTACGACGTGGGGATGCCCGCGGGCTTCATCATCAGCGACACGAAGCCGACACAGGAGTCCGACCCCGACTCCACGACGTTCTACCACGCCGGCGACACCGGCCTCATGAGCGAGATGAAGGACGTCATCGGCCCGTACCTCGAACCGGACGCGGCTGCCGTCCCCGTGGGCGACCACTTCACCATGGGCCCGACCCAGGCCGCCATCGCCGTCGACTGGCTCGACGTCGACCACGCCTTCCCGATGCACTACGACACCTTCCCGCCCATCGAGATCGATACGGACGACTTCGTCCGCGAGGTGAAGGCGACGGGCTCGAACGCGGAGGTCCACGTGCTCGCGGGCGACGAGAGCTTCACGCTGGAGTAA
- a CDS encoding PAS domain-containing sensor histidine kinase has product MSRSPSLGVLLDHTRDMVILVDEAGTITYANGAVEDILGRSPEDFEGRTVFDEIHPDDIGGARAAFEETIESESFVETTCEYRCRAADGSWVWLESRMSNLTDDELDGYVCSSRDITDRVEAQQDREAMTRRLQELSATTGDVLWMFTADFSELLFVNPAYEDVYGGSIEALEADPQRFLDTIHPDDVEAVREAMACLDAGNPIDMEYRVNPDRDYRTWVWVQAEPIVEDGEVARITGFTRDITDRYRRERHLYVMDNLLRHNIRNDVNTISGTAELIKQDAPEVAEQAAVIRKTGDDLLRSAEKERDIIELLTGPVTAERVDVVVAVERAIETISDRGLAADVTVSAPETADAQALPELHLAIAELIENAILHSDADAPPVPVTVEVDAERIGVLVESETPPIPEMEVAVLRGDHEMDGLYHSTGLGLWLVYWVVELSDGRIEVSRHDSLNRIRIELPRRGR; this is encoded by the coding sequence ATGAGTCGGTCCCCGTCCCTCGGCGTTCTCCTCGACCACACCCGCGACATGGTCATCCTGGTCGACGAGGCGGGGACGATCACCTACGCCAACGGGGCCGTCGAGGACATCCTCGGGCGGTCCCCCGAGGACTTCGAGGGGCGGACCGTCTTCGACGAGATCCATCCCGACGACATCGGGGGGGCCCGCGCCGCGTTCGAGGAGACCATCGAGAGCGAGTCCTTCGTCGAGACGACCTGCGAGTACCGCTGTCGGGCGGCGGACGGCTCCTGGGTCTGGCTCGAGAGCCGGATGTCGAACCTGACCGACGACGAACTCGACGGCTACGTCTGCTCCTCGCGCGACATCACGGACCGTGTCGAGGCCCAGCAAGACCGGGAGGCGATGACCAGACGGCTCCAGGAACTGTCGGCCACCACGGGCGACGTGCTCTGGATGTTCACCGCCGACTTCTCGGAGCTCCTGTTCGTCAACCCCGCGTACGAGGACGTGTACGGGGGAAGTATCGAGGCGCTGGAGGCCGACCCACAGCGGTTCCTGGACACCATCCATCCCGACGACGTCGAGGCCGTCAGGGAGGCGATGGCGTGTCTCGACGCGGGGAACCCCATCGACATGGAGTACCGGGTGAACCCGGACCGGGACTACCGCACCTGGGTCTGGGTCCAGGCCGAGCCCATCGTCGAGGACGGAGAGGTCGCCCGCATCACCGGCTTCACGCGCGACATCACCGACCGATACCGGCGCGAGCGACATCTCTACGTCATGGACAACCTCCTGCGGCACAACATCCGCAACGACGTCAACACCATCTCCGGCACCGCCGAACTGATCAAGCAGGACGCCCCGGAGGTTGCCGAGCAGGCCGCGGTCATCCGGAAGACCGGCGACGACCTCCTCCGGAGCGCGGAGAAGGAGCGCGACATCATCGAACTGCTGACCGGGCCGGTCACCGCGGAGCGGGTCGACGTGGTTGTGGCGGTCGAGCGGGCCATCGAGACCATCAGTGACCGTGGCCTCGCGGCCGACGTCACCGTCTCGGCGCCCGAGACGGCCGATGCCCAGGCCCTGCCGGAGCTTCATCTCGCCATCGCGGAGCTCATCGAGAACGCCATCCTCCACAGCGACGCCGACGCGCCGCCCGTCCCGGTCACCGTCGAGGTCGACGCGGAGCGGATCGGGGTTCTGGTCGAAAGCGAGACGCCACCCATCCCCGAGATGGAGGTGGCGGTCCTCCGGGGCGACCACGAGATGGACGGCCTCTACCACAGTACCGGGCTCGGGCTCTGGCTCGTCTACTGGGTCGTCGAACTCTCGGACGGCCGTATCGAGGTGAGCCGCCACGACAGCCTGAACCGCATCCGGATCGAACTGCCCCGTCGGGGGAGGTGA
- the glyA gene encoding serine hydroxymethyltransferase produces the protein MYDRVRETDPAVADALAGEVDRQRETLAMIASENHVSPAVLEAQGSALTNKYAEGYPGERYYAGCEFADTVEELAIERATELWGAEHVNVQPHSGTQANMGVYLAMLSPGDKILSLDLNHGGHLSHGHPANFTGQTYEVEQYEVDPETGYIDYDALREHAERFDPDIVVSGYSAYPREVEFERVQAAADAVDAYHLADIAHITGLVAAGEHQSPVGVADFVTGSTHKTIRAGRGGIIMTDEEYASDIDPAVFPGGQGGPLMHNIAGKAVGFKEALQPEFDEYAAQVVDNAEAMAEVFADHGLKVVSGGTDTHLVLVDLRESHPDLSGGTAEEAMEECGLVLNANTVPDESRSPFDPSGIRVGTPALTTRGMGEDAVQEVAHLICDVLDDHDSQDTLDAVAEQVDALCADYPLYEDLE, from the coding sequence ATGTACGACCGCGTCCGCGAGACCGACCCGGCGGTGGCCGACGCCCTCGCCGGCGAGGTGGACCGCCAGCGCGAGACCCTCGCGATGATCGCCTCCGAGAACCACGTCTCCCCCGCGGTGCTGGAGGCGCAGGGGTCGGCGCTCACCAACAAGTACGCCGAGGGCTACCCCGGCGAGCGCTACTACGCCGGCTGTGAGTTCGCCGACACGGTGGAGGAACTTGCCATCGAGCGCGCGACGGAGCTCTGGGGCGCAGAGCACGTCAACGTCCAGCCCCACTCCGGCACGCAGGCGAACATGGGCGTCTACCTCGCGATGCTCTCGCCCGGCGACAAGATCCTCAGCCTCGACCTGAACCACGGTGGCCACCTCTCGCACGGCCACCCCGCGAACTTCACCGGCCAGACCTACGAGGTCGAGCAGTACGAGGTCGACCCCGAGACGGGCTACATCGACTACGACGCGCTCCGCGAGCACGCCGAGCGGTTCGACCCGGACATCGTCGTCTCGGGCTACTCCGCGTACCCACGTGAGGTCGAGTTCGAGCGCGTCCAGGCGGCCGCGGACGCCGTCGACGCCTACCACCTCGCCGACATCGCCCACATCACCGGGCTCGTCGCCGCCGGCGAGCACCAGTCACCGGTCGGCGTCGCGGACTTCGTCACCGGCTCGACGCACAAGACCATCCGCGCCGGTCGCGGCGGCATCATCATGACCGACGAGGAGTACGCGAGCGACATCGACCCCGCCGTCTTCCCCGGCGGCCAGGGCGGCCCCCTGATGCACAACATCGCCGGCAAGGCCGTCGGCTTCAAGGAGGCGCTCCAGCCCGAGTTCGATGAGTACGCCGCGCAGGTCGTCGACAACGCGGAGGCGATGGCCGAGGTGTTCGCCGACCACGGCCTGAAGGTCGTCTCCGGCGGCACGGACACCCACCTCGTCCTCGTCGACCTCCGGGAGTCGCACCCGGACCTCTCGGGCGGCACCGCGGAGGAGGCGATGGAGGAGTGCGGCCTCGTGCTGAACGCCAACACCGTCCCGGACGAGAGCCGCTCGCCGTTCGACCCCTCGGGTATCCGCGTCGGGACGCCCGCGCTCACCACGCGCGGCATGGGCGAGGACGCCGTCCAGGAGGTCGCACACCTCATCTGCGACGTGCTCGACGACCACGACAGCCAGGACACCCTGGACGCCGTTGCCGAGCAGGTCGACGCGCTCTGTGCGGACTACCCGCTGTACGAGGACCTGGAGTAG
- a CDS encoding AI-2E family transporter encodes MKVPVSKSRGAWWVIGAALAGFLLFVAYSFVGTFVLALFVYYGTRPFYTRLRRRLPSSSLAAALALLALALPVLILVTYALAIGLQEFQRFRQTADLGPLEEAVAPYLNVSDAVGDPATLLSDPSARRALEGAIGPALDSLGFVGNGLLHLFIVFAAAFYMLRDGPRLTRWAVRRFGNESGVLDSFLESVDTDLHSVYTGNLLNAVFTAGIGAVVYSLLNFVSPAGSAIPYPALVGLLAGAASLVPVVGMKLVYVPVGIYLFVVAGATGAPLWFPVAFAALSFVVVDTIPDLLLRPYVSGRNLHVGLIMFAYIFGPLLFGWYGIFLGPFLLVVLYHFAYLVLPELVDGAPIQPAAVDPGTSPYGPGADAAEGLADEPSDDLEGAESSGRHDGDPAPSPDGGTEE; translated from the coding sequence ATGAAGGTTCCCGTCTCGAAGTCCCGCGGCGCGTGGTGGGTGATCGGGGCCGCACTCGCCGGATTCCTCCTCTTCGTGGCGTACTCGTTCGTGGGAACGTTCGTGCTGGCGCTGTTCGTCTACTACGGGACGCGACCGTTCTACACCCGGTTGCGGCGCCGGTTACCCTCGTCGTCGCTCGCCGCGGCCCTGGCGCTCCTGGCGCTCGCGCTGCCGGTGCTCATCCTCGTGACCTACGCGCTGGCCATCGGTCTGCAGGAGTTCCAGCGGTTCCGCCAGACCGCCGACCTCGGGCCGCTGGAGGAGGCCGTGGCGCCGTACCTCAACGTGTCCGACGCCGTCGGTGACCCGGCGACGCTGCTGTCGGACCCCAGCGCCCGCCGCGCGCTCGAGGGCGCCATCGGTCCGGCACTGGACTCGCTGGGGTTCGTCGGGAACGGCCTGCTCCACCTGTTCATCGTCTTCGCGGCCGCCTTCTACATGCTCCGGGACGGCCCCCGTCTCACCCGGTGGGCGGTCCGCCGGTTCGGCAACGAGAGCGGCGTCCTCGACTCGTTCCTCGAGAGCGTCGACACCGACCTCCACAGCGTCTACACCGGGAACCTCCTGAACGCGGTCTTCACCGCCGGCATCGGTGCCGTCGTCTACTCCCTGCTGAACTTCGTCTCGCCGGCCGGGAGCGCAATCCCGTACCCCGCACTCGTGGGGCTGCTGGCGGGCGCCGCGAGCCTCGTCCCCGTCGTCGGGATGAAGCTGGTGTACGTTCCCGTCGGCATCTACCTGTTCGTCGTCGCCGGCGCAACCGGGGCGCCGCTCTGGTTCCCCGTCGCGTTCGCCGCCCTCTCGTTCGTCGTCGTCGACACCATCCCGGACCTCCTGCTCCGGCCGTACGTCTCCGGGCGCAACCTCCACGTCGGGCTGATCATGTTCGCCTACATCTTCGGGCCGCTGCTGTTCGGCTGGTACGGCATCTTCCTCGGGCCGTTCCTGCTGGTGGTGCTCTACCACTTCGCCTACCTCGTCCTGCCGGAGCTGGTCGACGGCGCCCCCATCCAGCCGGCCGCGGTCGACCCCGGAACGAGCCCGTACGGCCCCGGAGCCGACGCCGCCGAGGGACTGGCGGACGAGCCCAGCGACGACCTGGAGGGGGCCGAATCGAGCGGACGGCACGACGGCGACCCGGCACCGAGTCCGGACGGCGGGACCGAGGAGTGA
- the tbsP gene encoding transcriptional regulator TbsP, producing MDANLLENSIADVLTEALVGVDETVFVVNPAPETVEELVEVLSPDGGPTVRLLADGAVLKDVMDDFIVGSNAADLIEAGRLELRTYQNGDNTLLVTADAVAALVTAGGRAAAIPTEDDEFVDGAYDEYAGAWESAEPYNLRTPAISRVRETLRESLGPEAADDFDAMLATLETARGDGEGLDEVTISLLVAARNRELLYDVSKWGEDIGIASKATFSRTKTRLEEVDLIDTEKVPIDVGRPRLRLLLHDEELQELDIDELVAAAQSSLAAA from the coding sequence ATGGACGCCAATCTACTCGAGAACAGTATCGCCGACGTGCTCACCGAGGCACTCGTCGGCGTAGACGAGACCGTCTTCGTGGTGAATCCGGCCCCGGAGACCGTCGAGGAACTGGTCGAGGTCCTCTCTCCCGACGGTGGGCCGACGGTCCGACTGCTGGCCGACGGGGCGGTCCTGAAGGACGTCATGGACGACTTCATCGTGGGAAGCAACGCCGCCGACCTCATCGAGGCCGGCCGGCTCGAGCTCCGGACCTACCAGAACGGTGACAACACGCTGCTGGTGACCGCGGACGCCGTGGCCGCGCTCGTGACGGCGGGCGGCCGTGCGGCCGCCATCCCGACGGAGGACGACGAGTTCGTCGACGGCGCCTACGACGAGTACGCCGGCGCCTGGGAGAGCGCCGAGCCGTACAACCTCCGGACGCCGGCCATCTCCCGGGTCCGCGAGACGCTGCGCGAGTCGCTCGGCCCCGAGGCGGCCGACGACTTCGACGCCATGCTCGCGACGCTTGAGACGGCGCGTGGCGACGGTGAGGGGCTCGACGAGGTGACCATCAGCCTGCTCGTCGCGGCCAGGAACCGCGAACTGCTGTACGATGTCAGCAAGTGGGGCGAGGACATCGGCATCGCGTCGAAGGCGACGTTCTCGCGAACGAAGACGCGGCTCGAGGAGGTCGACCTCATCGACACGGAGAAGGTCCCCATCGACGTCGGGCGCCCGCGCCTCCGCCTCCTGCTCCACGACGAGGAGCTCCAGGAGCTCGATATCGACGAACTGGTCGCCGCCGCGCAGTCCTCACTGGCGGCGGCCTGA
- a CDS encoding ribosome assembly factor SBDS, with protein MISLDEAVTARLESHGQRFEVLVDPDAALAIKREEFEGELDDVIAAEDVFEDASRGDRPPEDSLEEVFGTTDPLEIIPEVIRRGEIQITAEQRREMQEQKHKQLVNTIVRNAVNPQQDDTPHPPERIERALEQAGFKVDPMEPVENQVDDALEALRPVIPIRFDEVVMAVRLPADHAGSGQARVREFGDLQREEWQSDGGWVGVLEFPAGLQNEFYELCNEVSSGEADVRVIKDEDEIGTR; from the coding sequence ATGATATCACTCGACGAGGCCGTGACGGCCCGGCTGGAATCACACGGCCAGCGCTTCGAGGTGCTGGTGGACCCGGACGCCGCGCTCGCCATCAAGCGCGAGGAGTTCGAGGGCGAGCTGGACGACGTCATCGCCGCCGAGGACGTCTTCGAGGACGCCTCCCGGGGTGACCGCCCGCCGGAGGACTCGCTGGAGGAGGTGTTCGGGACGACCGACCCGCTGGAGATCATCCCGGAGGTCATCCGGCGCGGGGAGATCCAGATCACGGCCGAACAGCGCCGGGAGATGCAGGAGCAGAAGCACAAGCAACTGGTCAACACCATCGTCCGGAACGCGGTCAACCCCCAGCAGGACGACACGCCGCACCCCCCGGAGCGCATCGAGCGCGCGCTCGAGCAGGCCGGGTTCAAGGTGGACCCCATGGAGCCCGTCGAGAACCAGGTCGACGACGCGCTGGAGGCGCTCCGCCCGGTCATCCCCATCCGGTTCGACGAGGTCGTGATGGCCGTCAGGCTGCCCGCCGACCACGCCGGGTCCGGGCAGGCGCGGGTCCGCGAGTTCGGTGACCTGCAGCGCGAGGAGTGGCAGTCCGACGGCGGGTGGGTCGGGGTGCTGGAGTTCCCCGCCGGACTCCAGAACGAGTTCTACGAGCTCTGTAACGAGGTCTCCAGCGGCGAGGCCGACGTCCGCGTCATCAAGGACGAGGACGAGATCGGGACGCGATAG
- the icd gene encoding isocitrate dehydrogenase (NADP(+)): MSYDKVEVPADGSRIEVDEDDEFIVPDDPIIPIIYGDGIGVDVGPAAQEVLQAAANATGREINWMRVYAGESAREKYDENLPEDTLQAMREYKVSIKGPLTTPVGAGFRSLNVALRKKLDLYTNVRPTYHLDGVPSPVKAPEQMNMVTFRENTEDVYAGIEWEAGTDEVEQVREFIEEEMGYDSTIHEGPVGIGIKPITEFGTKRLVRNAIDYALERDRDSVTLVHKGNIMKFTEGAFRDWGYEVAEEEYGEEVITEDTLWNERDGEPPEDAVVVNDRIADNMLQQILTRTDQYDVLAMPNLNGDYLSDACGAQIGGLGIAPGANLGDGRMLAEPVHGSAPKYAGQDKVNPSALILSGRIMLEQMGWLDAADLVRDAVEATISAGEVTYDIHRQIDGGEKLATSEFAERVAERIHEMAD, encoded by the coding sequence ATGTCATACGACAAGGTGGAAGTTCCTGCCGACGGGTCTCGGATCGAGGTGGACGAGGACGACGAGTTCATCGTCCCCGACGACCCCATCATCCCAATCATCTACGGTGACGGGATCGGAGTAGACGTAGGCCCGGCGGCCCAGGAGGTACTGCAGGCCGCCGCGAACGCGACCGGCCGCGAGATCAACTGGATGCGCGTCTACGCGGGCGAGTCCGCTCGCGAGAAGTACGACGAGAACCTGCCCGAGGACACGCTGCAGGCGATGCGTGAGTACAAGGTCTCCATCAAGGGGCCGCTCACGACGCCGGTCGGCGCCGGCTTCCGCTCGCTGAACGTCGCGCTCCGGAAGAAACTCGACCTCTACACCAACGTCCGGCCGACCTACCACCTCGACGGCGTCCCCTCGCCCGTGAAGGCGCCCGAGCAGATGAACATGGTCACCTTCCGGGAGAACACGGAGGACGTCTACGCCGGCATCGAGTGGGAGGCCGGCACCGACGAGGTCGAGCAGGTCCGCGAGTTCATCGAGGAGGAGATGGGCTACGACTCGACCATCCACGAGGGACCGGTCGGTATCGGCATCAAACCCATCACGGAGTTCGGCACGAAGCGGCTCGTCCGCAACGCCATCGACTACGCGCTCGAGCGCGACCGCGACTCGGTCACGCTGGTCCACAAGGGGAACATCATGAAGTTCACCGAGGGCGCGTTCCGCGACTGGGGCTACGAGGTCGCCGAGGAGGAGTACGGCGAGGAGGTCATCACGGAGGACACGCTCTGGAACGAGCGCGACGGCGAGCCGCCCGAGGACGCCGTCGTCGTCAACGACCGCATCGCGGACAACATGCTCCAGCAGATCCTCACGCGCACGGACCAGTACGACGTGCTCGCGATGCCGAACCTGAACGGCGACTACCTCTCGGACGCCTGTGGCGCCCAGATCGGCGGCCTGGGCATCGCGCCCGGCGCCAACCTCGGCGACGGCCGGATGCTCGCCGAGCCCGTGCATGGGAGCGCCCCGAAGTACGCCGGCCAGGACAAGGTCAACCCCTCGGCGCTCATCCTCTCGGGCCGCATCATGCTCGAGCAGATGGGCTGGCTCGACGCCGCCGACCTCGTGCGTGACGCGGTCGAGGCGACCATCTCGGCCGGTGAGGTCACCTACGACATCCACCGCCAGATCGACGGCGGCGAGAAACTGGCGACCAGCGAGTTCGCAGAGCGCGTCGCCGAGCGTATCCACGAGATGGCCGACTAG